The Pseudonocardia sp. HH130630-07 DNA window GGTGCCGCCCAGCACCGCGACGAGCAGCCCGGCCCCGGCGATCTGCAGGGTCGGCGGCAACGCCGCCCCCACCGCGGACCGGACGTCCTGCCCGGTCGCGAACGACGTGCCCAGGTCCCCCTGCAGCGCCGCCCACAGCCTGGTCACGTACTGGACCGGCAGCGGCTGGTCCAGGCCGTAGCGGGCGCGCAACGCGTCCAGCTCCACCGCGGTCGGCGGCTCGCCGTCGGACGATCCGGCCGCCATGGTGGCGACCGGGTCGCCGGGCAGCAGGTAGAGCACCACGAACGACACCGACCAGGCCGCCCACAGGACGACGACGGCGAGTCCGAGCCGGCGCAGCAGGTAGGAGAGCGTCATCGCGCGTCGGACTTCCAGGTGTCGTGCAGCTGGATCCGGGACGACGCGTCGAACGCCACGTCGTGCGCGTCCGGGCCGACACCGAGCACGGTGGTCAGCTCGACGACCGGGGCGGAGACGTACTGCTCGGCGAGCAGCCGCTGCGCCTGCGCGGCGAGCCGGGAGCGTTCCGCCGGGTCGGTGGCGGCCGCCTGCGCGGCCAGCACCTGCTGCACCGGGCCGGGCCGCAGCCGGTAGAAGTTGTTGCCCTCGAGGGAGAACTGCGAGCGCAGGATGTCCGGGTCCGCGCGGGTGAGGTTGCCCCACACCGCGACGAAGTCCCCGCTCTGCTGGACCAGCGGCGTCTCCGAGATCTGGACCTCGCGCAGCTGCAGGTCGATGCCGATGCGGCGCAGCTGCTGCTGGATCAGCTCCAGCGCGGGCCTGGTGGTGGCGATGTTCTGGGCGAAGGTCAGCGGCACGGTCAGCGGCTGCCCGCCCCGGGCCCGGACACCGTCCGGGCCGGGGACCCAGCCCGCGGCGTCCAGCGCGGCGGTCGCGGCCGCCGGGTCGTAGCCGGTGAGCGCGGACTGGTCGGCGTAGGACGGCGTGGTCGACGACAGCGGACCGGTGGCCCTGCGGGTCTGGGACGGGTAGACCGCGGCCACCACCTCGTCCCGGTCGATGCCGAGCGACACCGCCCGGCGGACCGCGGCGTCCCCGCCGAGCGGAGTGTCCTGGTTGAACGTGATGCCGAACGGGAGCCCCGGGTTCGGCCGGGCCGGCAGCTCAACGCCGGCCGCGGCGAGCGGCGCCTCGTCCTGCTGACCGACGCTGGCGATCGCGTCGACCTCACCGGACTGCAGGCTGCCCGAGCGCACACCGGACTCCGGGACCACCCGGAACTCGGCACGGTCGAGCAACGCCTCACCGGGCCGGGTGAACGCCGCCGAGCCCCAGTCGTAGCCGGGCCGCTTCGCGAGCACGGTCACGTCGTCGGTCGTGTAGCGCTCCAGGGTGAACGGGCCGGAGCCGATGACGCCGGCGCACCGCTCGTCGTCCGGCCTCGCCGCGCTGGCCGGTGACAGCAGGCCCAGGCTGTGGGTCGAGGTGCCCTGCAGGAACTGGACGTTCGGCCGGTCGAACCGCACCGTGAACTCGGTGGGGCCGGCGACGTCGGTTCCCGCGTACCCGGCGAGGTAGCCCTTCGGCAGCGAGCTGCGGGCACCGAGACGGGGCACCCGGTCGAAGTTCGCCTTCACCGCGGCCGCGTCGACCGGGCTGCCGTCGGAGAACGTCGCCCCCTCCCGCAGGGTGAACGTCCAGGCGGTGCCGTCGGCGTTCGACGACCACCGGGTCGCCAGCCACGGGACGATGTCGCCGGTGACCGGGTCCCGGTCGGTGAGCGAGTCGACGATCTGGCGCAACGAGTAGACGGAGTCGTTGCTCTGCACCTGCTGCGGGTCGGCGCAGCCCTGGTCCGAGGACACGGCGAACACCAGGGTCCCGCCGGGTCGCGGTGGTCCGGCGTCGGCGGCAGCGCCGCCACCGCCGGTGCTGCAGGCGGCGACGACCAGGGCGGCCGCCGTGAGCTGCACGGTGCCGCGCAACGCGGCTGCCCGCCTGCGGCGTCGCCACCCGTCCCTCCCGGTCACCCCGCCGGCGGGGCTCACGACGCCACCGCCGCGGGGCCGCGCTCCCCGAACCGGGACGGCGGCGCGAGCCCGAGGTTCTCGCGCAGCGTGCCGCCGCCGTACTCGCGGCGGAACACGCCCCGCTCCTGCAGGATCGGCACGACCCGGTCCTCGACCTCGTCCAGGCCGGACGGGCTGACGTGCGAGCCGAGGATGAAGCCGTCGC harbors:
- a CDS encoding ABC transporter substrate-binding protein, with product MSPAGGVTGRDGWRRRRRAAALRGTVQLTAAALVVAACSTGGGGAAADAGPPRPGGTLVFAVSSDQGCADPQQVQSNDSVYSLRQIVDSLTDRDPVTGDIVPWLATRWSSNADGTAWTFTLREGATFSDGSPVDAAAVKANFDRVPRLGARSSLPKGYLAGYAGTDVAGPTEFTVRFDRPNVQFLQGTSTHSLGLLSPASAARPDDERCAGVIGSGPFTLERYTTDDVTVLAKRPGYDWGSAAFTRPGEALLDRAEFRVVPESGVRSGSLQSGEVDAIASVGQQDEAPLAAAGVELPARPNPGLPFGITFNQDTPLGGDAAVRRAVSLGIDRDEVVAAVYPSQTRRATGPLSSTTPSYADQSALTGYDPAAATAALDAAGWVPGPDGVRARGGQPLTVPLTFAQNIATTRPALELIQQQLRRIGIDLQLREVQISETPLVQQSGDFVAVWGNLTRADPDILRSQFSLEGNNFYRLRPGPVQQVLAAQAAATDPAERSRLAAQAQRLLAEQYVSAPVVELTTVLGVGPDAHDVAFDASSRIQLHDTWKSDAR